Proteins encoded by one window of Streptomyces sp. ALI-76-A:
- a CDS encoding molybdopterin molybdotransferase MoeA, with translation MTARATRTGEDAEDLDVEEVLALVKDNGHSAGDHVPAPAPRGDRRGVAPTPAAAPHSRPRATPWPEARALAARAPRPGAPVSTTLDAALGLALAAPLPALTDLPSFDTSAMDGWAVAGPGPWDVRDEDILAGHGEPEPLTDGEAVRIATGARVPADTSAVLRSEHGRTDDKGHLHATREVVQGQDIRPRGQECRAGDPLLPAGTLVTPPVLGLAAAAGYDTLGVVHRARVDVFVLGDELLTEGTPHDGLIRDALGPMLPPWLRALGAEVTAVRRLGDDADALREAITTSGADLILTTGGTAAGPVDHVHPTLRRIGAELVVNGVRVRPGHPMLLARTKENQHLVGLPGNPLAAVSGLLTLAEPLLRTLAARPAPEPYTLPLQDEAHGHPYDTRLIPVVLRGDRAVPLHYNGPAMLRGIAVADALAVVPPGGTQAGQEAELLDLPWASAGIGVCFT, from the coding sequence ATGACCGCCCGCGCCACCCGCACCGGCGAGGACGCCGAGGATCTCGACGTCGAGGAGGTGCTCGCCCTCGTGAAGGACAACGGCCATAGCGCCGGTGACCACGTGCCCGCCCCCGCCCCGCGAGGCGACCGGCGCGGCGTGGCACCCACCCCGGCCGCCGCACCGCACTCCCGTCCCCGGGCCACCCCCTGGCCCGAGGCCCGCGCGCTCGCCGCCCGCGCCCCCCGCCCCGGCGCCCCCGTCTCCACGACCCTCGACGCCGCTCTCGGCCTCGCCCTGGCAGCCCCCCTGCCCGCCCTCACCGACCTCCCGTCCTTCGACACCTCCGCGATGGACGGCTGGGCGGTCGCCGGCCCCGGCCCCTGGGACGTACGGGACGAGGACATCCTGGCCGGGCACGGCGAACCCGAGCCCCTCACCGACGGCGAGGCCGTCCGGATCGCCACCGGCGCCCGTGTCCCGGCCGACACCTCCGCCGTCCTGCGCAGCGAGCACGGCCGCACCGACGACAAGGGCCACCTGCACGCCACCCGGGAGGTGGTCCAGGGCCAGGACATCCGACCGCGCGGCCAGGAATGCCGGGCCGGCGATCCGCTCCTCCCGGCCGGCACCCTCGTGACCCCGCCCGTCCTGGGCCTCGCCGCCGCCGCCGGGTACGACACCCTCGGCGTCGTACACCGCGCGCGTGTCGACGTGTTCGTCCTGGGCGACGAACTGCTCACCGAGGGCACCCCGCACGACGGGCTGATCCGCGACGCGCTCGGCCCGATGCTCCCGCCCTGGCTGCGCGCGCTCGGCGCCGAGGTGACCGCCGTACGCCGGCTCGGCGACGACGCCGACGCCCTGCGCGAGGCGATCACCACCTCCGGCGCCGACCTGATCCTCACGACCGGCGGCACCGCCGCCGGCCCCGTCGACCACGTCCATCCCACCCTGCGCCGCATCGGCGCGGAGCTTGTGGTGAACGGTGTGCGGGTGCGCCCCGGCCACCCCATGCTGCTGGCGCGCACCAAGGAGAACCAGCACCTCGTCGGCCTGCCCGGCAATCCCCTGGCGGCCGTCTCCGGCCTGCTGACGCTGGCCGAGCCGCTGCTGCGGACCCTCGCGGCACGCCCCGCGCCGGAGCCGTACACGCTGCCCTTGCAGGACGAGGCGCACGGGCATCCGTACGACACCCGGCTGATCCCCGTCGTGCTGCGCGGCGATCGGGCCGTGCCGCTGCACTACAACGGCCCGGCCATGCTGCGCGGCATCGCGGTGGCCGACGCGCTGGCCGTCGTGCCGCCCGGCGGCACACAAGCCGGCCAGGAGGCCGAACTTCTCGACCTGCCCTGGGCGAGCGCCGGGATCGGGGTGTGTTTCACGTGA
- a CDS encoding NAD(P)H-quinone oxidoreductase: protein MYAITIPEPGGPEALVWDEVPDPVPGEGEVLVEVTAGAVNRADILQRQGFYDPPPGTSPYPGLECSGRIAALGTGVSGWSIGDEVCALLAGGGYAQKVAVPAGQLLPVPEGLELRQAAALPEVVCTVWSNVFMVAHLRPDETLLVHGGSSGIGTMAIQLAKAVGARVAVTAGTKEKLDRCAELGADILINYRDQDFVEEIRNATDGAGADVILDNMGAKYLDRNVRALAVHGRLAIIGMQGGIKGELNIATLLSKRAAISATSLRARPLGEKATIVAAVREHVWPLLEAGHVRPVVDREVPMSDAAAAHRVVEESGHIGKVLLVTP, encoded by the coding sequence ATGTATGCGATCACGATTCCCGAACCTGGTGGGCCCGAGGCGCTGGTATGGGACGAGGTCCCGGATCCCGTGCCCGGCGAGGGCGAGGTGCTGGTCGAGGTGACGGCCGGCGCCGTCAACCGTGCCGACATCCTCCAGCGGCAGGGCTTCTACGACCCGCCGCCCGGCACCTCTCCCTACCCCGGCCTGGAGTGCTCCGGTCGGATCGCCGCGCTCGGGACCGGCGTCTCCGGCTGGTCCATCGGCGACGAGGTGTGCGCCCTGCTCGCGGGCGGCGGCTACGCGCAGAAGGTCGCCGTCCCGGCCGGCCAGCTGCTGCCTGTGCCGGAGGGACTCGAGCTCAGGCAGGCCGCGGCGTTGCCCGAGGTGGTCTGCACGGTCTGGTCGAACGTCTTCATGGTCGCCCATCTCCGCCCCGACGAGACCTTGCTGGTGCACGGCGGTTCCAGCGGCATCGGCACGATGGCGATCCAGCTCGCCAAGGCCGTCGGCGCCAGGGTCGCCGTCACCGCCGGCACGAAGGAGAAGCTGGACCGCTGTGCCGAACTGGGCGCCGACATCCTGATCAACTACCGGGACCAGGACTTCGTCGAAGAGATCAGGAACGCCACCGACGGCGCGGGCGCGGACGTCATCCTCGACAACATGGGCGCCAAGTACCTCGACCGCAACGTGAGGGCCCTCGCCGTCCACGGCCGTCTCGCGATCATCGGGATGCAGGGCGGCATCAAGGGCGAGCTGAACATCGCCACGCTCCTGAGCAAGCGGGCCGCGATCAGCGCGACCTCGCTCCGGGCCCGCCCGCTCGGCGAGAAGGCGACGATCGTGGCGGCGGTACGTGAGCATGTCTGGCCGCTGCTGGAGGCCGGCCACGTACGTCCGGTCGTCGACCGCGAGGTCCCGATGAGCGACGCGGCCGCCGCACACCGGGTGGTGGAGGAGAGCGGCCACATCGGAAAGGTCCTGCTCGTCACCCCGTAG
- a CDS encoding ABC transporter permease — protein MSTATTTDTKDLAPVSAESLAALLVAGERPPRPSALSASLTFGWRAMLKIKHVPEQLFDVTAFPIMMVLMYTYLFGGALAGSPKEYIQFLLPGILVMSVVMITMYTGVSVNTDIEKGVFDRFRTLPIWRPSVMVGYLLGDALRYTIASVVMLTVGLILGYRPDGGVGGVLAGIALLVVFSFAFSWIWTMFGLMLRTEKSVMGVSMMVIFPLTFLSNVFVDPKTMPGWLQAFVNNSPVTHLASAVRGLMGGDWPADEVAWSLGWSALFVLVFGPITMRLYNRK, from the coding sequence ATGAGCACCGCGACCACCACCGACACCAAGGACCTCGCCCCTGTCAGCGCCGAGTCGCTCGCCGCGCTGCTCGTCGCCGGTGAGCGTCCGCCGCGCCCGAGCGCGCTGTCGGCCTCGCTGACCTTCGGCTGGCGGGCCATGCTCAAGATCAAGCACGTGCCGGAGCAGCTCTTCGACGTCACGGCGTTCCCGATCATGATGGTGCTGATGTACACGTACCTGTTCGGGGGCGCCCTGGCCGGGTCCCCGAAGGAGTACATCCAGTTCCTGCTGCCGGGCATCCTGGTGATGTCGGTCGTGATGATCACGATGTACACCGGCGTCTCGGTCAACACGGACATCGAGAAGGGCGTCTTCGACCGGTTCCGCACGCTGCCCATCTGGCGGCCGTCGGTGATGGTCGGCTATCTCCTCGGCGACGCCCTGCGCTACACGATCGCGTCCGTGGTGATGCTGACCGTCGGTCTGATCCTCGGCTACCGCCCGGACGGCGGGGTCGGCGGCGTCCTGGCCGGGATCGCCCTGCTGGTCGTCTTCTCGTTCGCCTTCTCGTGGATCTGGACGATGTTCGGGCTGATGCTGCGCACCGAGAAGTCGGTGATGGGAGTCAGCATGATGGTGATCTTCCCGCTGACCTTCCTGTCCAACGTCTTCGTCGACCCGAAGACCATGCCGGGCTGGCTTCAGGCCTTCGTCAACAACAGCCCGGTGACGCATCTGGCGTCGGCGGTGCGCGGTCTGATGGGCGGCGACTGGCCGGCCGACGAGGTCGCCTGGTCGCTGGGCTGGTCGGCCCTGTTCGTGCTGGTCTTCGGGCCGATCACGATGCGGCTGTACAACCGCAAGTAG
- a CDS encoding dihydrolipoamide acetyltransferase family protein, which produces MAHASDMHSLEFRLPDLGEGLTEAEIVRWLVEVGDLVAVDQPVVEVETAKAMVEVPCPYGGVVTARFGDEGTELPVGAPLITVAVGASAPAGETEGSGNVLVGYGTSQAPARRRRVRPEQPTQAVAAAGAANGRVRTPDADHDRVTTADGADGPVPVISPLVRRLARENGLDLRELTGSGPDGLILRADVEYALRAAAAHTRTTAPSAEPHTGVTPAAATPTAVPASPPAPTGTTAPTGTRVPLKGIRGAVADKLSRSRREIPDATCWVDADATEFMRARAAMNAAGGPKISVLALLARICTAALARYPELNSTVDTQAREVVRLDQVHLGFAAQTERGLVVPVVRDAHTRDAEALTAEFARLTEAARAGTLALTDVTGGTFTLNNYGVFGVDGSTPIINHPEAAMLGVGRIVPKPWVHEGELAVRQVVQLSLTFDHRVCDGGTAGGFLRYVADCMEQPAVLLRTL; this is translated from the coding sequence ATGGCACACGCGTCTGACATGCACAGCCTGGAGTTCAGGCTCCCCGACCTCGGGGAGGGGCTCACCGAGGCGGAGATCGTCCGGTGGCTGGTCGAGGTCGGCGACCTCGTCGCCGTCGACCAGCCGGTCGTCGAGGTCGAGACGGCCAAGGCGATGGTCGAGGTGCCGTGCCCCTACGGCGGGGTCGTCACCGCCCGCTTCGGCGACGAGGGCACGGAACTGCCCGTCGGGGCGCCGCTGATCACGGTGGCCGTGGGCGCGTCTGCCCCCGCCGGCGAGACCGAGGGCTCCGGGAACGTGCTGGTGGGCTACGGCACCTCCCAGGCGCCGGCGCGGCGCCGCCGGGTCCGCCCGGAACAGCCCACGCAGGCCGTCGCGGCGGCCGGGGCGGCGAACGGGCGGGTCCGTACGCCCGACGCGGACCATGACCGGGTCACGACGGCCGATGGGGCGGACGGCCCCGTTCCGGTGATCTCCCCCCTGGTGCGCAGGCTGGCCCGGGAGAACGGCCTCGATCTGCGGGAGCTGACCGGCTCCGGGCCCGACGGCCTGATCCTGCGCGCGGACGTGGAGTACGCGTTGCGGGCCGCCGCCGCGCACACGCGTACGACCGCCCCGTCCGCCGAGCCGCACACCGGCGTGACACCGGCGGCTGCGACCCCCACCGCCGTCCCGGCCTCCCCTCCCGCCCCCACCGGTACGACCGCACCCACCGGTACCCGTGTCCCCCTCAAGGGCATCCGGGGCGCCGTCGCCGACAAGCTGTCCCGCAGCCGCCGGGAGATCCCCGACGCCACCTGCTGGGTGGACGCCGACGCGACGGAGTTCATGCGGGCGCGTGCGGCGATGAACGCCGCCGGCGGGCCGAAGATCTCCGTCCTCGCCCTGCTGGCCCGTATCTGCACCGCGGCCCTGGCCCGCTACCCCGAGCTCAACTCCACGGTGGACACGCAGGCGCGGGAGGTCGTCCGGCTCGACCAGGTCCACCTCGGGTTCGCCGCGCAGACGGAGCGGGGTCTCGTCGTGCCCGTCGTCCGGGACGCACACACGCGCGACGCCGAGGCGCTGACCGCCGAGTTCGCCCGGCTGACCGAGGCGGCCCGCGCGGGCACCCTCGCCCTCACGGACGTCACCGGCGGCACCTTCACGCTGAACAACTACGGAGTGTTCGGCGTCGACGGCTCCACGCCGATCATCAACCACCCCGAGGCGGCCATGCTCGGTGTCGGCCGCATCGTGCCCAAGCCGTGGGTGCACGAGGGTGAGCTGGCGGTGCGTCAGGTCGTCCAGCTCTCGCTCACCTTCGACCACCGGGTCTGCGACGGCGGCACGGCGGGCGGCTTCCTGCGGTATGTGGCGGATTGCATGGAACAACCGGCGGTTCTGCTGCGCACCCTCTGA
- a CDS encoding ATP-binding cassette domain-containing protein: protein MSQHTSGLAIETAGLVKTFGETRAVDGVDLAVPAGTVYGVLGPNGAGKTTTVKMLATLLRPDGGQAHVFGHDVVREADEVRGRVSLTGQYASVDEDLTGTENLVLLGRLLGQGKKAARERSGQLLEAFGLTDAAAKQVKHYSGGMRRRIDIAASILNTPDLLFLDEPTTGLDPRSRNQVWDIVRAVVAQGTTVLLTTQYLDEADQLASRIAVIDQGKVIAEGTKGELKASVGAGSVHLRLRDPAQRPQAQEVLRLTLDADVQLEPDPVALTARVGGGAANGRGAAEQAARALAELARGGITVDNFSLGQPSLDEVFLALTGHDTKVNEKTSEAAA, encoded by the coding sequence ATGAGCCAGCACACGTCCGGCCTGGCCATCGAGACCGCAGGCCTGGTGAAGACGTTCGGCGAGACACGGGCCGTCGACGGAGTCGACCTCGCGGTGCCGGCCGGCACGGTCTACGGCGTCCTCGGCCCGAACGGCGCCGGCAAGACGACCACGGTGAAGATGCTCGCCACGCTGCTCCGGCCGGACGGCGGTCAGGCCCACGTCTTCGGCCACGACGTCGTCCGCGAGGCCGACGAGGTCCGCGGCCGGGTCAGCCTCACCGGCCAGTACGCGTCCGTGGACGAGGACCTCACCGGCACCGAGAACCTGGTCCTGCTGGGCCGCCTCCTCGGCCAGGGCAAGAAGGCCGCGCGCGAGCGCTCCGGGCAGCTGCTGGAGGCCTTCGGCCTCACCGACGCGGCCGCGAAGCAGGTCAAGCACTACTCCGGCGGCATGCGGCGCCGCATCGACATCGCCGCCTCCATTCTCAACACGCCCGACCTGCTCTTCCTCGACGAGCCGACGACCGGCCTCGACCCGCGCAGCCGCAACCAGGTGTGGGACATCGTGCGCGCGGTCGTCGCCCAGGGCACCACCGTGCTGCTGACCACCCAGTACCTCGACGAGGCAGACCAGCTTGCGTCCCGGATCGCCGTCATCGACCAGGGCAAGGTGATCGCCGAGGGGACGAAGGGCGAGCTGAAGGCGTCCGTGGGCGCGGGGTCCGTCCATCTGCGGCTGCGTGATCCGGCCCAGCGACCGCAGGCGCAGGAGGTGCTGCGGCTGACCCTGGACGCGGACGTGCAGCTGGAACCCGATCCGGTGGCGCTGACGGCCCGCGTCGGGGGCGGGGCGGCCAACGGGCGGGGCGCGGCCGAGCAGGCGGCCCGGGCACTGGCCGAGCTGGCCCGCGGTGGCATCACCGTCGACAACTTCTCGCTGGGACAGCCCAGCCTGGACGAGGTCTTCCTCGCCCTCACCGGACACGACACCAAGGTCAACGAGAAGACGAGCGAGGCAGCAGCATGA
- a CDS encoding alpha-ketoacid dehydrogenase subunit beta — MTTVALKPATMAQALTRAMRDAMAADPAVHVMGEDVGALGGVFRVTDGLAKEFGEDRCTDTPLAEAGILGTAVGMAMYGLRPVVEMQFDAFAYPAFEQLISHVSRMRNRTRGALPLPLTIRVPYGGGIGGVEHHSDSSEAYYMATPGLHVVTPATVADAYGLLRAAIASDDPVVFLEPKRLYWSKDSWNPEEPPAVEPIGRAVVRRSGRSATLITYGPSVPVCLEAAEAARDEGWDLEVVDLRSLVPFDDETVCASVRRTGRAVVVHESGGFGGPGGEIASRVTERCFHHLEAPVLRVAGFDIPYPPPMLERHHLPGVDRILDAVGRLQWEAES; from the coding sequence ATGACCACCGTCGCCCTCAAGCCGGCCACCATGGCGCAGGCCCTCACCCGCGCGATGCGGGACGCCATGGCGGCCGACCCGGCCGTGCACGTCATGGGCGAGGACGTCGGAGCACTCGGCGGGGTCTTCCGGGTCACCGACGGGCTCGCCAAGGAGTTCGGCGAGGACCGCTGCACGGACACCCCGCTGGCCGAGGCGGGCATCCTCGGCACGGCCGTCGGCATGGCGATGTACGGGCTGCGTCCGGTCGTGGAGATGCAGTTCGACGCGTTCGCCTACCCCGCGTTCGAGCAGTTGATCTCGCACGTCTCCCGCATGCGCAACCGCACCCGCGGAGCGCTGCCGCTCCCGCTGACCATCCGCGTCCCCTACGGAGGCGGCATCGGCGGTGTCGAGCACCACAGCGACTCCTCCGAGGCGTACTACATGGCGACTCCGGGGCTCCACGTCGTCACGCCCGCGACCGTCGCCGACGCCTACGGGCTGCTGCGCGCCGCCATCGCCTCCGACGACCCGGTCGTCTTCCTGGAGCCCAAGCGTCTGTACTGGTCGAAGGACTCCTGGAACCCCGAGGAGCCGCCGGCCGTTGAACCGATCGGCCGCGCGGTGGTGCGGCGCTCGGGCCGGAGCGCCACGCTCATCACGTACGGGCCGTCCGTGCCCGTCTGCCTCGAAGCCGCCGAGGCGGCCCGGGACGAGGGCTGGGACCTCGAAGTCGTCGACCTGCGCTCCCTGGTGCCGTTCGACGACGAGACGGTCTGCGCCTCGGTACGGCGGACCGGGCGAGCGGTCGTCGTGCACGAGTCGGGCGGGTTCGGCGGCCCGGGCGGGGAGATCGCCTCCCGTGTCACGGAGCGCTGCTTCCACCACCTGGAGGCGCCGGTGCTGCGCGTGGCCGGGTTCGACATCCCCTACCCGCCGCCGATGCTGGAGCGTCACCACCTGCCCGGCGTGGACCGGATCCTGGACGCCGTGGGGCGTCTGCAGTGGGAGGCCGAGAGCTGA
- a CDS encoding NTP transferase domain-containing protein: MTAHEPSPDAEYAEHATDLPYDAVVLAGGAAKRLGGADKPGVRVGGRALLDRVLGACADARTTVVVAEPRPTARPVTWARERPPGGGPVAALAAGLRHTTAQDVLVLSADLPFLTEETVRRLLTALRTGAAEGVLLTDADGREQPLVAAYRATALRRELTMLAGAASRSGSTAGGGLTGLPLRRLTAGLGLTRVPDPVASFDCDTWDDIATARARIREHEHVLDEWITAVKDELGIDLDVDTGALLDLARDAAHGVARPAAPLTTFLVGYAAALAGGGPEAVAEASRKAAVLALRWADETAAAKPDVAPDATPAPRPDAG, from the coding sequence GTGACCGCCCACGAGCCTTCACCGGACGCCGAGTACGCCGAGCACGCCACGGACCTCCCGTACGACGCCGTCGTACTCGCCGGTGGTGCCGCCAAGCGGCTCGGCGGTGCGGACAAGCCCGGGGTGCGCGTGGGCGGACGGGCCCTGCTCGACCGGGTGCTCGGCGCCTGCGCCGACGCGCGCACCACCGTCGTCGTCGCCGAGCCCAGGCCGACCGCGCGGCCCGTGACCTGGGCGCGCGAGAGGCCGCCCGGCGGCGGACCGGTGGCCGCGCTCGCCGCGGGCCTGCGGCACACCACGGCCCAGGACGTCCTCGTCCTCTCCGCCGACCTGCCGTTCCTGACCGAGGAGACGGTACGGCGGCTGTTGACCGCCCTGCGTACCGGCGCCGCGGAGGGCGTGCTGCTCACGGACGCCGACGGCCGTGAGCAGCCGCTGGTCGCCGCGTACCGGGCGACCGCGCTGCGCCGGGAGCTGACGATGCTGGCCGGCGCGGCCTCCCGAAGCGGTTCCACCGCGGGCGGCGGCCTCACCGGGCTGCCACTGCGCCGGCTGACCGCGGGGCTCGGCCTCACCCGCGTCCCCGACCCCGTCGCGTCCTTCGACTGCGACACCTGGGACGACATCGCCACCGCCAGGGCACGGATCAGGGAGCATGAGCACGTGTTGGATGAATGGATCACCGCAGTCAAGGACGAGCTGGGCATCGACCTGGACGTCGACACCGGCGCCCTGCTCGACCTCGCCCGTGACGCCGCCCATGGCGTGGCACGGCCCGCGGCCCCGCTGACCACCTTCCTCGTCGGCTACGCTGCCGCGCTGGCCGGAGGCGGTCCGGAGGCGGTGGCCGAGGCGTCCCGCAAGGCCGCCGTCCTCGCCCTGCGCTGGGCCGACGAGACCGCCGCCGCCAAGCCCGACGTGGCCCCCGACGCCACTCCCGCTCCCCGCCCGGACGCCGGATGA
- the pdhA gene encoding pyruvate dehydrogenase (acetyl-transferring) E1 component subunit alpha, protein MTVMEQRGAYRPSPPPAWQPRTDPAPLLPDAEPYRVLGTEAAQDADAGLLRRLYAELVRGRRYNAQATALTKQGRLAVYPSSTGQEACEVAAALVLQEQDWLFPSYRDTLAAVARGVDPVQALTLLRGDWHTGYDPREHRVAPLCTPLATQLPHAVGLAHAARLKGDDVVALAMVGDGGTSEGDFHEALNFAAVWQAPVVFLVQNNGFAISVPLAKQTAAPSLAHKAVGYGMPGRLVDGNDAAAVHEVLADAVRHARAGGGPTLVEAITYRVDAHTNADDATRYRQDAEVETWRGHDPIALLEHELTERGLLDEDGRRAARDAAEAMAADLRARMNQDPVLDPMDLFAHVYADPTPHLREQEAQLRAELEAGEEGTHR, encoded by the coding sequence ATGACGGTCATGGAGCAGCGAGGCGCGTACCGGCCATCGCCGCCGCCCGCCTGGCAGCCCCGTACGGACCCCGCGCCGCTGCTGCCCGACGCGGAGCCGTACCGCGTCCTCGGCACGGAGGCGGCCCAGGATGCCGACGCCGGGCTGCTGCGCAGGCTGTACGCCGAGCTGGTGCGAGGCCGCCGCTACAACGCGCAGGCCACCGCCCTCACCAAGCAGGGCCGTCTCGCCGTGTACCCCTCCAGCACCGGCCAGGAGGCCTGCGAGGTCGCCGCCGCGCTGGTCCTCCAGGAACAGGACTGGCTCTTCCCCAGCTACCGCGACACGCTGGCCGCCGTGGCACGCGGCGTGGACCCCGTCCAGGCCCTCACCCTGCTGCGCGGCGACTGGCACACCGGCTACGACCCGCGCGAGCACCGCGTGGCCCCCCTGTGCACCCCGCTCGCCACCCAGCTGCCGCACGCCGTCGGTCTCGCGCACGCCGCCCGGCTCAAGGGCGACGACGTGGTGGCGCTGGCCATGGTCGGCGACGGAGGCACCAGCGAGGGCGACTTCCACGAGGCGCTGAACTTCGCCGCCGTGTGGCAGGCGCCGGTCGTCTTCCTGGTGCAGAACAACGGCTTCGCGATCTCCGTCCCGCTCGCCAAGCAGACCGCGGCCCCGTCGCTGGCCCACAAGGCCGTCGGCTACGGGATGCCCGGCCGCCTGGTGGACGGCAACGACGCCGCCGCCGTGCACGAGGTCCTCGCCGACGCGGTACGGCACGCGCGCGCGGGAGGCGGCCCCACGCTCGTGGAGGCGATCACCTACCGCGTCGACGCGCACACCAACGCGGACGACGCGACCCGCTACCGGCAGGACGCCGAGGTCGAGACCTGGCGCGGACACGACCCGATCGCGCTCCTGGAGCACGAACTGACCGAACGCGGTCTCCTCGACGAGGACGGCAGGCGAGCCGCCCGGGACGCCGCCGAGGCCATGGCCGCCGACCTGCGCGCGCGCATGAACCAGGACCCGGTGCTCGACCCCATGGACCTGTTCGCCCATGTCTACGCCGACCCCACGCCGCACCTGCGCGAGCAGGAGGCCCAGCTGCGGGCGGAGCTGGAGGCCGGAGAGGAAGGGACGCACCGATGA
- a CDS encoding potassium channel family protein: MKLPGQDAIARQADEHLVTHRVKLPRKVVEHPFRQVARRVLMALLVLVVTALIVYVDRDGYNDNSDQSVDFLDAWYYATVTLSTTGYGDITPVSDAARLVNIFVVTPLRVLFLIILVGTTLEVLTERTREEWRLNRWRSTLRDHTVVIGFGTKGRSAIQTVCATGLKKEQVVVVDPSSKVIDAATAEGYAGVMGDATRSEVLKRAEVHRARKIIIATQRDDTAVLVTLTARQLNKGAKIVAAVREEENAPLLKQSGADAVITSASAAGRLLGLSVLSPAAGMVMEDLIQQGSGLDIIERPVIKAEVGRNPRETDDLVVSVVRGHRVLGYDDPAVGALQLTDRLITIVRATPARHVAPDVRPIPQD, encoded by the coding sequence GTGAAACTTCCGGGCCAGGACGCGATCGCCCGCCAGGCCGACGAACACCTGGTGACCCATCGGGTGAAGCTGCCGCGCAAAGTGGTGGAGCACCCCTTCCGCCAGGTGGCCAGACGGGTGCTCATGGCGCTGCTGGTGCTCGTGGTGACCGCTCTGATCGTCTACGTCGACCGTGACGGCTACAACGACAACTCCGACCAGTCCGTGGACTTCCTGGACGCCTGGTACTACGCGACCGTCACCCTCTCCACCACGGGTTACGGCGACATCACCCCGGTCAGTGACGCCGCCCGGCTCGTCAACATCTTCGTCGTCACACCTCTGCGCGTGCTGTTCCTGATCATCCTGGTCGGCACCACGCTCGAAGTCCTCACCGAACGGACCCGGGAGGAATGGCGACTCAACCGCTGGAGGTCCACCTTGCGCGACCACACCGTCGTCATCGGCTTCGGCACCAAGGGGCGGTCGGCGATCCAGACCGTCTGCGCGACGGGACTGAAGAAGGAGCAGGTCGTCGTGGTCGACCCGAGTTCCAAGGTGATCGACGCGGCGACCGCCGAGGGCTACGCCGGAGTCATGGGGGACGCCACGCGCAGCGAGGTGCTCAAGCGGGCCGAGGTGCACCGGGCCCGGAAGATCATCATCGCCACGCAGCGCGACGACACGGCCGTGCTGGTGACGCTGACCGCCCGGCAGCTCAACAAGGGCGCGAAGATCGTGGCCGCTGTGCGGGAGGAGGAGAACGCGCCGCTGCTGAAGCAGTCCGGCGCCGACGCGGTGATCACCAGCGCCAGCGCCGCCGGACGGCTGCTCGGACTGTCCGTGCTCAGCCCCGCGGCCGGCATGGTCATGGAGGACCTGATCCAGCAGGGCAGCGGGCTCGACATCATCGAGCGGCCGGTCATAAAGGCCGAGGTGGGCCGGAACCCGCGCGAGACGGACGACCTGGTGGTGAGCGTCGTCCGCGGGCACCGGGTGCTCGGCTACGACGATCCGGCCGTCGGGGCGCTGCAATTGACGGACCGCCTGATCACGATCGTGCGGGCGACGCCGGCCAGGCACGTCGCGCCCGACGTCCGCCCGATTCCCCAGGACTGA